From the Limosilactobacillus panis genome, one window contains:
- a CDS encoding exonuclease SbcCD subunit D, whose amino-acid sequence MRFLHTADWHIGKTLSGFSLLDDQRELFKQIEDVAKAEQVDAVVIAGDLYDSSIPSETAVRALNSMLKRLNLVDKFPVLAISGNHDSASRLSAGADWFSFKNFFLQTSLAKAFNPVVLGDTQFFLLPFFGIQTVRNYFNDSKIKNVDLAMQRIVAEMEKSFLPAKKHVLIAHFFAAGSKRTADSETLIEVGGLSPVSTETLAPFDYVALGHLHNKNALHDERIKYSGSPMKFSVSEAKQEKGMWLVDTDPFQTKWIPLKPVHDIHLLKGSFADLVKDAKQQPTDDFYDIELTDQGRIPDVLNRLRAYYPKIVTLHRTALAQMTRRQANIKRAKAAPLDLLTDFYTETTGNQLSPTQLKVAKLTLSEIEGGK is encoded by the coding sequence ATGCGATTTTTACATACGGCTGATTGGCACATTGGTAAGACCCTCAGCGGCTTTAGTTTGCTGGATGACCAGCGTGAACTTTTTAAGCAAATTGAGGATGTGGCAAAGGCAGAACAGGTTGATGCCGTCGTCATCGCCGGGGACCTTTATGATTCGAGTATCCCCAGCGAGACAGCGGTTCGGGCCTTAAACAGTATGCTCAAACGGCTAAACCTCGTTGATAAATTTCCGGTCCTAGCAATTAGTGGAAATCATGATTCAGCTTCCCGTCTGAGTGCAGGAGCCGACTGGTTTTCATTCAAAAACTTCTTCCTGCAAACTAGCCTTGCGAAAGCTTTTAATCCGGTTGTCCTGGGGGACACCCAGTTCTTCCTCCTCCCGTTCTTTGGCATTCAAACAGTACGTAATTATTTCAACGATTCTAAGATTAAGAATGTTGACCTAGCAATGCAAAGAATTGTGGCCGAAATGGAAAAGTCATTTCTTCCCGCAAAAAAACACGTCTTGATTGCGCACTTCTTTGCGGCGGGGAGTAAGAGGACAGCGGATTCCGAAACACTGATTGAAGTTGGGGGGCTTAGTCCAGTTTCTACGGAAACACTGGCACCATTTGATTACGTTGCCCTCGGCCACCTTCATAATAAGAATGCCCTCCATGATGAGCGGATTAAGTATAGCGGGTCGCCGATGAAGTTTTCCGTTTCGGAGGCCAAGCAAGAGAAGGGGATGTGGCTGGTGGATACTGATCCCTTCCAGACTAAGTGGATTCCTCTAAAGCCGGTTCACGATATCCACCTCTTGAAGGGCAGTTTTGCTGACCTCGTTAAGGATGCTAAGCAACAGCCGACAGACGATTTCTATGATATTGAGTTGACTGACCAGGGAAGGATTCCCGACGTACTAAACCGCTTGCGGGCTTACTATCCCAAGATAGTAACCCTGCACCGAACTGCTTTAGCACAAATGACCCGTCGCCAGGCTAACATTAAGCGGGCTAAAGCGGCGCCTTTAGACCTATTGACTGACTTCTATACCGAAACAACTGGGAATCAGTTGTCACCAACCCAATTAAAGGTGGCCAAGTTAACGCTTAGTGAAATTGAAGGGGGAAAGTAG
- a CDS encoding phospholipase D family protein encodes MLTIYDLNEQRMLNQPDFFSLLDGYDYFAGVSFVSSFKIIDQELLSRFKQVNLILGLEDQQTSQAMNQFFNISQRAKALANTSDNFIDRLADQTLHLKFTKGPLFHSKYFILRQSDHFRLFNGSMNLTRRATSSNHELMWMYTGTTDDSLYQAHHKLFLKNFNEDSAEYLDRKIIDQLKNKSRQEIGELLTTDVLNAVESNKVKFSTEDVRKVVAKKAAIDDSYELLPQAATEIVKAIYTPKGNKRRTPQQTRKKVQKIVYQSFKDDKQITDVPANSLYPKPMWSYSDSGELIVQDPTTNRFYPLQANISIVSREDVVNFVQIIKSFRYNKVRDESQQALSTFMYLMTAPLIWKIRQIYRDSNFAKSPDQVPVSMVLIGRGTTGKTLLVRDYFKRFIGDHSDSIEYLQINQGISSHTNRAVDFLGHYLQSGRFVSPMIIDELNDNFLHSKVSTNAIKQWSNTIKGIHNINIFAMNHNAGSRSINNLEEITKRVYYLSFEAGWLEMDQQKYNFEILVNNTNDHIYRYVTHELNDRLNNLSGIEESNLIDDYLSQTKAIVKDLLAHFGLESELADIIDENYNYKVDRNRITWKMLIRDDGFQHVAFTSGDDQQFTVSKAIFNNLKGSAYENINQTLDNYFNMFPRELGIAIYQYDNGMILNIDKFDHYIGEPLIRNYYNKVHKSERQDDQLAEMLKLQKKRDEQNAQVIQDQTKIMNQMMKQMKNQQDTKKKGLLSRLFRK; translated from the coding sequence ATGCTGACAATATACGATCTCAATGAGCAGAGGATGCTTAACCAACCTGATTTCTTTTCACTACTGGATGGTTACGATTACTTCGCGGGAGTTTCTTTTGTTAGTAGCTTTAAGATCATTGATCAGGAGCTATTATCCCGGTTCAAACAGGTAAACCTAATCTTGGGGCTGGAAGATCAGCAGACCAGTCAAGCGATGAACCAATTCTTTAACATCAGCCAACGTGCGAAAGCCTTAGCAAACACCAGCGATAATTTTATTGACCGCCTGGCGGACCAGACCCTTCACCTTAAATTTACCAAGGGACCATTATTTCACAGTAAGTACTTCATCCTTCGCCAGAGTGATCATTTCCGCTTATTTAATGGATCAATGAATTTAACTAGGCGAGCAACAAGTTCTAACCACGAGTTAATGTGGATGTATACTGGGACAACTGACGATTCATTATATCAGGCTCACCATAAGTTATTTCTAAAGAACTTCAATGAGGATAGCGCCGAATACCTCGACCGCAAGATTATTGACCAGCTGAAGAATAAAAGTCGCCAAGAGATTGGTGAATTATTGACAACGGATGTCTTAAACGCGGTTGAAAGCAATAAAGTTAAATTTTCTACCGAAGACGTGCGTAAAGTTGTTGCCAAGAAGGCTGCCATCGATGATTCCTACGAATTGCTTCCTCAGGCCGCAACGGAGATCGTCAAAGCTATTTACACGCCGAAAGGGAATAAGCGCCGGACACCACAGCAAACCCGAAAGAAGGTTCAAAAAATTGTTTACCAGTCCTTCAAGGATGATAAGCAGATAACTGACGTCCCGGCAAATTCTTTGTACCCAAAGCCAATGTGGTCATATAGCGATAGTGGTGAGTTGATCGTCCAGGACCCAACGACCAACCGCTTTTATCCCCTCCAGGCAAATATCAGTATCGTTAGTCGAGAGGACGTTGTAAACTTTGTCCAGATTATTAAAAGTTTCCGTTATAACAAGGTACGCGACGAGAGCCAACAAGCGCTCTCTACCTTTATGTATTTAATGACGGCTCCCTTGATTTGGAAAATCCGTCAAATTTATCGAGATTCTAACTTTGCCAAAAGTCCCGACCAGGTCCCCGTTTCAATGGTCCTCATTGGTCGCGGAACAACGGGGAAGACCCTCTTAGTCCGCGATTACTTCAAGCGTTTTATTGGTGACCATTCAGATAGTATCGAGTACCTACAAATTAACCAGGGAATTAGTTCCCACACAAACCGGGCAGTCGACTTTCTTGGCCACTATTTACAGTCGGGGCGGTTTGTTTCACCAATGATCATTGATGAATTAAATGATAATTTCCTCCACAGTAAGGTTTCCACTAACGCCATCAAACAGTGGTCCAACACGATCAAAGGTATCCACAATATTAATATCTTTGCGATGAACCATAACGCCGGAAGCCGTAGCATTAACAACCTCGAGGAAATCACTAAACGGGTCTACTACCTTTCCTTTGAAGCCGGGTGGCTGGAAATGGACCAGCAAAAGTATAACTTTGAAATTCTGGTCAACAATACAAACGACCACATTTACCGCTATGTTACTCATGAACTGAACGACCGGCTGAATAATCTTTCTGGAATTGAAGAAAGCAACTTAATTGATGATTACCTGAGCCAAACGAAAGCCATTGTAAAGGACCTGCTCGCTCATTTTGGCCTGGAAAGTGAGTTGGCAGATATCATCGATGAGAACTATAACTATAAGGTAGACCGTAACCGGATTACCTGGAAGATGCTGATTAGAGATGACGGCTTCCAGCACGTTGCCTTTACATCGGGGGACGACCAGCAATTTACAGTTTCCAAGGCCATCTTCAATAATTTGAAGGGGAGTGCTTATGAAAATATTAACCAGACTCTCGATAATTACTTCAATATGTTTCCCCGCGAGTTAGGAATCGCTATTTACCAGTACGATAACGGGATGATTTTAAATATTGATAAGTTTGACCACTACATCGGCGAACCCCTTATCCGCAACTATTACAACAAAGTCCATAAGAGTGAACGGCAAGATGATCAGCTAGCGGAGATGCTCAAGCTCCAGAAAAAGCGTGATGAGCAAAACGCTCAGGTTATTCAGGACCAGACTAAAATAATGAACCAGATGATGAAACAGATGAAAAATCAGCAAGACACAAAGAAGAAGGGGCTGTTATCGCGACTCTTTCGAAAATAA
- a CDS encoding IS30 family transposase codes for MTYKHLTTRELTLIAEFYRQDTRAYRVAKSLKRSAETIYRVYRYLDTGKTITQYLKQYQRNKRRCGRKPMTLPDDEVSYITKQVSQGWTPDTIIGRSEKKISCSMRTLYRMFARGQYGFDVKQLPMKGNRHPNGYVERRGKAGHLGRSIYQRYRDFPHYQHEFGHLEADTVQGKAHHGAVMTLVERISKVEIVLNVHHKTAESVNYYLDQWLSKQPRHLFKSITFDNGKEFAGWREIANKHDIQTYFAEVGAPNQRGLNENTNGILRRDGLSKKKDFRNLPDELVTQLMSYRNNIPRKSLHYRTPIEVFMENITDAQLVSF; via the coding sequence ATGACCTACAAACATCTTACCACACGTGAATTAACTCTCATAGCTGAATTTTATCGTCAAGACACTCGAGCTTATCGAGTTGCTAAATCACTAAAGCGTAGTGCTGAAACAATTTATCGAGTTTATCGTTACTTGGATACGGGCAAGACAATTACGCAGTATTTAAAGCAGTACCAACGGAATAAGCGCCGTTGTGGTCGTAAACCAATGACGTTACCTGATGATGAAGTAAGTTACATTACCAAGCAAGTTAGTCAAGGTTGGACGCCAGATACCATTATTGGTCGGTCAGAGAAGAAAATCAGTTGTAGTATGCGGACGCTTTATCGCATGTTTGCTCGTGGTCAATATGGCTTTGATGTTAAGCAGTTACCAATGAAAGGTAACCGTCACCCAAATGGCTACGTTGAACGGCGTGGGAAAGCTGGCCATCTTGGTCGCAGTATTTACCAACGTTACCGCGATTTTCCACATTACCAACATGAATTTGGTCATTTAGAAGCTGATACGGTTCAAGGGAAAGCTCACCATGGTGCTGTGATGACCCTAGTAGAACGGATTTCAAAAGTTGAGATTGTTTTGAATGTCCATCACAAAACGGCCGAGAGTGTGAACTATTATTTGGACCAATGGCTATCAAAACAGCCTCGTCATCTTTTTAAGTCCATCACCTTTGACAACGGTAAGGAATTCGCGGGCTGGCGTGAGATTGCCAATAAGCACGATATTCAGACATATTTTGCGGAAGTCGGTGCGCCTAATCAGCGAGGGCTAAACGAAAACACCAACGGTATTCTTCGGCGTGATGGTCTGAGTAAAAAGAAAGACTTCCGTAATCTCCCGGATGAATTAGTTACTCAGCTAATGTCATACCGGAACAATATTCCACGGAAGTCACTGCACTACCGCACACCCATTGAGGTATTCATGGAGAATATCACAGATGCACAGTTAGTTTCTTTCTAA